The following are encoded together in the Bradysia coprophila strain Holo2 unplaced genomic scaffold, BU_Bcop_v1 contig_94, whole genome shotgun sequence genome:
- the LOC119084792 gene encoding MTRF1L release factor glutamine methyltransferase — protein MFLRRIDTRVPLPWINRLLNNDNLTINTLFKRCIGSVKLLEKWKKKFDEEKVPEVQSSLKIILAHVLNVKKLRDLPQSSNEFSMTKSEQEQFEKLCECRMARMPIQYIIGEWDFRELTLKMQPPVFIPRPETEELVELILQQYEVNESLSFLEVGCGSGCISLSLLFSLPKSKLIAIDQSQMACDLTMENAKRLQLEDRIQVICHKLTEQSHLNEIDNGLDLIVSNPPYVPNRDLLDLEPEIKLYEDLRALDGGTDGLAVIKDLLRLATKTLKRNGHLWLEVNPTHPELIQKYLQEHISELQLKFVASYKDVFQKERFVEITKL, from the exons ATGTTCCTACGTCGGATTGACACAAGG GTGCCACTTCCTTGGATTAACAGACTTCTAAACAACGATAATCTCACCATTAACACGTTGTTTAAAAGATGCATTGGTTCAGtaaaattgttggaaaaatggaaaaagaaattcgatgaGGAAAAAGTTCCAGAGGTTCAATCATCGCTGAAGATTATTTTGGCGCATGTGTTGAATGTGAAAAAG TTACGTGATCTACCCCAGAGTAGCAATGAATTCTCAATGACTAAATCTGAACAAGAGCAATTCGAGAAATTATGCGAGTGTCGAATGGCCCGAATGCCAATACAGTACATTATTGGCGAATGGGATTTTCGGGAATTGACATTGAAAATGCAACCTCCTGTGTTCATTCCGCGACCGGAAACGGAAGAATTGGTCGAATTGATTTTGCAGCAATACGAAGTAAATGAGTCGTTGAGCTTTCTGGAGGTTGGATGCGGAAGTGGATGTATCAGTTTGTCATTGTTGTTTTCACTACCGAAG TCAAAATTAATAGCCATTGATCAGAGTCAAATGGCATGCGACTTGACAATGGAAAATGCTAAGAGACTTCAACTCGAAGACCGCATTCAGGTCATTTGTCACAAATTGACGGAACAAAGccatttaaatgaaatcgaCAATGGACTGGATCTCATTGTCAGTAATCCTCCATACGTTCCGAACCGGGACCTTCTAGATCTAGAGCCCGAGATTAAACT ATACGAAGATCTACGTGCCTTGGACGGAGGCACAGACGGATTGGCGGTGATCAAAGACCTACTGCGACTTGCGACGAAAACGTTGAAGAGAAACGGCCACTTGTGGCTTGAAGTAAACCCTACCCATCCGGagttaattcaaaaatatttgcaggAACATATTAGCGAGCTGCAATTAAAGTTTGTCGCTTCGTACAAAGATGTGTTTCAGAAAGAACGGTTCGTTGAGATAACGAAATTGTAG
- the LOC119084793 gene encoding protein disulfide-isomerase A5 gives MKFHIFLLFLFYCQSMAKTNSKSSVIDDVYDIKELKKIFRTKNNVLVLYVTSNKETQPTTKIFREAAEVIKGQGSMILIDCSHSEAKKLCKKMKVTPTPIALKHYKDGDLHKDYDRQVTVTSIVNFMRDPGGDLPWEEDPIGIDVYHIQDATALGKYLKRETRPVMVMFYAPWCGYCKQLKPDYSAAATELKPSGYILAAIDVNRPENSVIRKQYNITGFPTILYYENTQFKHVYEGDNNKAAIVAFMKNPTVPPLIKPKEADWASETTSEIVHLTSTSFEPALIDEKSVLVMFYAPWCGHCKRMKPEYEKAAQVMKEMKIPGVLAALDATKEAEIGSRFNVKGYPTVKYFVNGEFKFDVNVRDADKIVEFMKNPSEPPPPPPPEKQWKEEQSNVVHLDDVNFKTFLKKKKHVLVMFYAPWCGHCKKAKPEFVTAAEYFKDDIRVELAAVDCTEFPTICSSYSVRGYPTIIYFNYLKSTKDYQGGRTSSDFIKFLSDPDAPEEIPAAQPFGTYAGSEHVLMLSDGDFDLKIKAYKRALVMFYAPWCGHCTKMKADLSLAAERLAKENDGAVIAAVDATIHRKLSKQFDIAGFPTIKYFENGKFKTDYNGKRISEELYDFVKGGGITKDEL, from the exons atgaaatttcatatctTCTTATTATTT CTGTTTTATTGCCAATCGATGGCCAAAACAAATTCCAAGAGTTCCGTCATCGACGATGTTTATGACATCAAGGAACTGAAGAAAATATTCCGAACCAAAAACAATGTCTTAGTGTTATACGTGACCAGTAACAAAGAAACGCAACCgacaacgaaaatatttcgcGAGGCTGCGGAAGTCATAAAAG GTCAGGGTTCAATGATCCTGATAGACTGCTCCCACAG CGAAGCAAAGAAATTATGCAAGAAAATGAAAGTTACGCCTACACCAATCGCTCTGAAGCATTACAAAGACGGTGATCTTCATAAAGACTATGACCGTCAGGTGACCGTTACTAGTATCGTCAATTTTATGAGAGATCCTGGTGGTGATCTGCCATGGGAAGAAGACCCAATCGGGATCGATGTTTACCACATCCAAGATGCGACG GCTctaggaaaatatttgaaaaggGAAACGAGACCGGTGATGGTTATGTTCTACGCTCCGTGGTGTGGATACTGCAAGCAATTGAAGCCAGATTACTCCGCGGCTGCCACTGAACTTAAGCCCAGTGGATATATTCTAGCTGCAATTGATGTGAACAGACCAGAAAATAGCGTAATTCGAAAACAGTATAACATTACTGGTTTTCCAACCATTTTGTACTATGA GAATACTCAATTCAAACACGTCTATGAAGGTGATAACAACAAGGCGGCTATCGTTGCTTTCATGAAAAATCCAACTGTGCCACCACTTATCAAGCCAAAAGAAGCAGACTGGGCGTCTGAAACTACATCGGAAATCGTACATCTTACATCAACGAGCTTCGAACCAGCACTAATTGACGAAAAGTCCGTGTTGGTCATGTTCTACGCTCCAT GGTGCGGTCATTGCAAGCGAATGAAACCTGAATATGAAAAGGCTGCGCAAGtaatgaaagaaatgaag ATACCTGGAGTACTGGCTGCATTAGATGCTACAAAGGAAGCCGAAATCGGTTCACGCTTTAATGTAAAAGGATATCCAACTGTAAAGTACTTTGTGAATGGGGAATTCAAATTTGATGTTAACGTACGGGATGCAGATAAAATCgtggaatttatgaaa AACCCTTCCGAACCGCCACCGCCACCTCCACCAGAGAAACAATGGAAAGAAGAACAGTCGAATGTAGTGCACTTGGACGATGttaattttaaaacgtttttgaaaaagaagaaacatGTTCTTGTTATGTTTTACGCCCCAT GGTGTGGTCACTGTAAGAAAGCGAAACCAGAATTTGTAACAGCCGCGGAGTACTTTAAAGACGATATACGTGTCGAACTTGCAGCCGTCGATTGTACAGAATTTCCTACCATTTGTTCATCGTATTCCGTTCGAGGCTACCCAACAATTATATATTTCAACTATCTGAAATCGACAAAAGATTACCAGGGCGGTCGAACG TCATCCGATTTTATAAAGTTCCTCTCCGATCCTGATGCTCCCGAAGAaattccagctgcccaaccattCGGTACTTACGCTGGTTCTGAACATGTTTTAATGTTATCAGATGGTGACTTTGATCTTAAAATTAAAGCTTACAAACGGGCTTTAGTTATGTTTTACGCACCCT GGTGCGGACATTGTACAAAGATGAAAGCTGATCTATCACTTGCCGCCGAACGCTTGGCAAAGGAAAATGATGGTGCTGTGATAGCTGCGGTCGATGCAACcattcatcgaaaattaagCAAACAATTTGACATAGCCGGATTTCCAACGATCAAGTACTTTGAGAACGGCAAATTCAAGACCGACTATAACGGTAAACGAATCTCTGAAGAACTTTATGATTTTGTGAAAGGTGGCGGAATAACGAAGGATGAACTGTAA